The proteins below are encoded in one region of Pleuronectes platessa chromosome 14, fPlePla1.1, whole genome shotgun sequence:
- the hoxd3a gene encoding homeobox protein Hox-D3a, translating to MQKATYYDNSGLFGSYTYPKPDSYNYGPAHQSYPSSNIESDYQGPVCPIQTPAVRPPTLKDSDLNGDCMRQSSSQSNSSSSQATSIGEPPAPPLSVSSPSSNSPTPQKKKSSSGGGSSSATPVLTKQIFPWMKESRQNAKKGSNCSTAGGELSDEKSPSGPASKRVRTAYTSAQLVELEKEFHFNRYLCRPRRVEMANLLNLTERQIKIWFQNRRMKYKKDQKSKGLAHSPLGHSPDRSPPLSGPNHIGYSGQLQNVNSLSYDAPSPPSFAKPQQNMYGLAAYTAPLGGCIPQQKRYPGSEYEHHGMQSNGFANANLQGSPVYVGGNFVDSMPASGPMFNLGHLPHPSSTSVDYSCAAQIPGNHHHGPCDPHPTYTDLTSHQASQGRMQEAPKLTHL from the exons ATGCAGAAAGCAACATACTACGATAACTCTGGACTTTTTGGAAGCTACACCTATCCCAAACCAGACTCTTACAACTATGGCCCTGCACACCAGTCGTACCCTTCGTCCAACATTGAGAGTGACTACCAGGGCCCAGTGTGTCCCATCCAGACCCCCGCCGTCCGGCCTCCAACTCTCAAAGACAGTGACCTGAATGGAGACTGCATGCGGCAAAGCAGCAGTCAaagtaacagcagcagcagccaggccACGAGTATTGGGGAGCCGCCGGCACCACCACTGTCCGTGTCCTCCCCCAGCTCCAACAGCCCCACGCCCCAGAAGAAGAAATCCTCATCAGGTGGCGGCTCCAGCTCTGCCACACCAGTGCTCACCAAGCAGATCTTCCCCTGGATGAAGGAGAGCCGGCAGAATGCAAAGAAGGGCTCCAACTGCTCCACTGCAG GTGGCGAGCTGAGTGATGAGAAGAGCCCCTCTGGACCTGCATCCAAACGGGTCAGAACTGCGTACACCAGCGCGCAGCTcgtggagctggagaaggagtttCACTTTAACCGCTACCTGTGTCGCCCGCGGAGAGTGGAGATGGCGAATCTGTTGAATCTCACGGAGCGTCAAATAAAGATCTGGTTTCAGAACCGGAGGATGAAATACAAAAAGGACCAGAAGTCCAAAGGGCTGGCGCACTCTCCCCTGGGACACTCCCCGGACAGAAGCCCGCCGCTCAGCGGCCCCAATCACATTGGATACTCTGGGCAGCTCCAGAACGTGAACAGCCTCAGCTATGACGCGCCCTCGCCCCCGTCCTTCGCCAAGCCCCAGCAGAACATGTACGGCTTGGCGGCGTACACGGCGCCCTTGGGCGGTTGCATCCCGCAACAGAAGAGGTACCCGGGCTCCGAGTACGAACACCACGGCATGCAGAGCAACGGCTTTGCCAACGCCAATTTGCAAGGCAGCCCCGTGTACGTGGGTGGGAACTTTGTTGATTCCATGCCAGCCTCGGGCCCCATGTTCAACCTCGGCCATCTCCCCCACCCGTCATCCACCAGTGTGGACTACAGCTGTGCCGCTCAGATCCCGGGGAACCACCACCACGGACCCTGTGATCCCCATCCCACGTACACAGACCTCACCTCTCACCAAGCGTCTCAGGGAAGGATGCAGGAAGCGCCTAAACTCACACATTTGTAA